GCCTGAACGATCTCGACGACCATCACCACCATCATCACTTTCTGTGCAAGAAGTGCCAGAAGATCACCGAAATCGACTCATGCCTACTCGACGGTCAGTTAAAAGCCCTTGAGAAAAAAGGCTTCCGTGATATTTCCCATCGTTTGGAATTTTTCGGCGTTTGCCCTCAGTGCGCCGCTTAAACGATTAAATTCTAATTGCAAATATTTTGCATTTAAGATGAACTGGCGTAAATCTTCAACAAAGGATACGTCCGTGAAACCTTTCTTTGCGCTCCCGGCTTTATTTCTAGCCTGCTCTCTTTACGCTGCAGAAAAACATGAACATCGCGAACACGGGGCTCACGTCCATGGTTCCGCCGAGCTTTCAATTGCCTTTGATGGAACACAAGGAAAAATCGAATTCAAAAGTCCGAGCGAAAGCCTCTTCGGCTTTGAACACGCCGCAAAATCAGACGCCGACAAAAGAGCTGTCGAAGAGGCTTTTAAAAAATTCGAAGCCAACATCGCCGATATGATTAGTTTTGACAAAGTCCTCGCCTGCCAATTTACCAAAGACAAAATTG
The DNA window shown above is from Bdellovibrionales bacterium and carries:
- a CDS encoding DUF2796 domain-containing protein; this translates as MKPFFALPALFLACSLYAAEKHEHREHGAHVHGSAELSIAFDGTQGKIEFKSPSESLFGFEHAAKSDADKRAVEEAFKKFEANIADMISFDKVLACQFTKDKIEVVFEGKNHSDTTAAFSVKCAKSPVGSKLVFNIQKQFPKLKDVDAQIIADAVQKSAEIRSNGTTVELK